From one Perca flavescens isolate YP-PL-M2 chromosome 19, PFLA_1.0, whole genome shotgun sequence genomic stretch:
- the LOC114546214 gene encoding toll-like receptor 13 → MQYTGSWPLFLVPLLSFLLHYNPLLAFSLKNCTIDYSEDANELLVTCRQRSLTAIPDDIPRNASTLDLGSNSISKITGTDLKYLPKLTFAALDYNLISHIDDGAFADLEKLKFLSLSNNNLTKVTDNMFQGLSKLVTLFLESNHMSYISPVAFQSLVSLEELDLGSNYLQQITDVAPIFKLLTLNKLSLGNNKFTSFQSDDLPLNVSNIKTLYLTMNPLRKFSLTKDVFPHLWSLELSKCSSDIEWDVSNKTFLRTLTSLALGGTYISFESYRAVLQTTDSLQTLFLTSMKARIDEGLIDVACQIPSLRTLDLGFNHIVSVDDNLLQSCSQITELSLSSNELSEMSEHSLRSISQLRYLDLGRNQLSKVPLAIRGLSTLETLDLSSNYIAELDCNAFLNFTRLTMLNLNHNLISKIKGCVFQKLNDLKELNIGENAVFTFDNTFKVGLQKLESLNVHNNGFLQLMPEDFSNLSSLRSLDLENDKCYNMNERAFQGLDNLQTLSITPGHYRKEMFKGLTQLENLILHLTSKWELRSSQQKDYSPFSNLPNLKKLILKVYDTFLVPDINQDLLKGLKSLESLTSDNFFRKSLHPDTFKHTPQLKVLQIINSNLSHLTPELFWQIPNLQKLDLSNNKFRYLDFLGGANLLTLRWLKLNGNELSVINKTALQCLPALTYLDLNNNPLTCECSNVGFNQWVQSNNQTQVVNGHQYICAFPVSQKGNKFLDFDTSSCWIDAGFFCFIFSTCLILFTLLASFFYHFLRWHLAYAYYLFLAFVYDKRKGRKASPHHYDAFVSYNVYDEAWVYEQMLPVLEGEQGWKLCLHHRDFEPGKPIVQNITDAIYGSRKTICVISRHYLQSEWCSREIQMASYRLFDEQDDVLILLFMEDIPSRELSLYYRMRSLVKRRTYLSWPQAGQHTGVFWENIRRAMRTPGSPTDNPIRGFFQNPA, encoded by the exons ATGCAATATACAGGAAGTTGGCCTCTGTTCCTTGTTCCTCTTCTGTCTTTCCTGCTTCATTACAACCCATTACtggctttttcactgaaaaactGCACAATAGACTACTCTGAAGATGCAAATGAGCTGTTGGTTACATGCAGACAGCGGAGCCTGACTGCTATTCCCGACGACATACCCAGAAATGCATCAACACTGGATCTCGGctcaaacagcatttcaaagATCACCGGGAcagatttaaaatatttacCAAAACTCACCTTTGCAGCATTGGACTATAATTTGATTTCCCACATTGATGATGGAGCTTTTGCAGACTTGGAAAAGTTAAAGTTCCTCTCTCTGTCCAACAATAATCTTACAAAAGTGACAGACAACATGTTTCAAGGACTGTCCAAATTAGTCACGCTATTTCTGGAGAGTAACCATATGAGTTATATCTCCCCTGTGGCCTTTCAGTCCCTGGTCAGCTTAGAGGAATTGGATCTGGGCTCTAATTACCTACAACAAATCACAGATGTTGCTCCCATCTTTAAACTACTAACTCTAAATAAGTTGTCTCTTGGGAACAACAAGTTCACCTCTTTTCAATCAGACGACCTGCCTTTAAATGTCTCAAACATAAAGACCCTTTATCTGACTATGAACCCTCTGAGAAAGTTCAGTCTTACAAAAGACGTCTTTCCTCATTTGTGGTCTCTCGAGTTGAGCAAGTGTAGCAGCGACATTGAATGGGACGTATCAAACAAGACCTTTCTGAGAACCCTAACTAGTTTGGCTCTAGGTGGAACTTATATTAGCTTTGAGTCGTATCGTGCGGTGCTGCAGACCACTGACTCACTacaaacactttttctgacatcgATGAAGGCGAGGATAGATGAAGGTCTCATAGATGTCGCCTGCCAAATTCCTTCTCTAAGAACTCTTGATTTAGGGTTTAACCACATCGTCAGCGTAGACGACAACCTGCTGCAGTCTTGTTCTCAGATCACTGAGCTCAGTTTATCTTCTAACGAGCTCTCTGAGATGTCAGAGCATTCACTCAGATCGATTTCACAGCTCAGGTATCTGGATTTGGGCCGTAACCAACTTTCCAAAGTGCCCCTCGCAATCAGAGGACTCTCCACACTGGAAACCTTGGATCTGAGCTCCAACTACATCGCTGAACTCGACTGCAACGCTTTCCTGAATTTCACAAGATTAACAATGCTTAATCTCAACCATAATCTcatttcaaaaattaaaggatGTGTTTTTCAAAAGTTGAATGATTTGAAAGAACTTAATATTggagaaaatgctgtttttactTTTGACAATACCTTCAAGGTTGGCTTGCAGAAACTAGAATCTTTGAATGTACACAATAATGGGTTCTTACAGCTCATGCCAGAAGACTTTAGCAACCTGTCCTCCCTCCGTTCTTTGGATTtagaaaatgacaaatgttACAATATGAATGAAAGGGCTTTCCAAGGACTTGATAATCTCCAAACTCTTAGTATTACACCTGGACATTACAGAAAAGAGATGTTCAAAGGACTTACACAGTTAGAGAATCTGATATTACATCTTACCTCAAAGTGGGAACTGAGAAGTTCTCAACAAAAGGATTATTCACCTTTCTCAAATTTACCTAACTTGAAGAAGCTTATACTCAAAGTTTACGACACATTTCTTGTGCCCGACATTAATCAAGATCTGCTCAAGGGCCTTAAATCTTTAGAGAGCTTAACATCTGACAATTTCTTTAGGAAGTCGTTGCACCCagacacatttaaacacactccCCAACTGAAGGTTCTTCAGATAATAAACAGCAATCTGTCACATTTAACCCCTGAACTGTTCTGGCAAATTCCAAATTTGCAGAAACTCGATCTCTCCAACAATAAATTTAGATATTTGGATTTCCTCGGCGGGGCGAACCTGCTGACCCTCAGATGGCTAAAACTCAACGGGAATGAGTTGTCAGTCATCAACAAAACGGCCCTCCAATGCCTCCCTGCGTTGACGTACCTGGACCTGAATAACAATCCTTTAACGTGCGAATGCTCCAACGTTGGCTTCAACCAATGGGTGCAAAGCAACAACCAGACGCAGGTAGTTAATGGCCACCAGTATATTTGTGCCTTTCCTGTGAGCCAAAAGGGGAACAAGTTCCTGGACTTTGACACTAGCTCCTGTTGGATAGACGCTGGCTTCTTCTGCTTCATATTCAGCACTTGTCTGATTCTGTTTACTCTCCTCGCATCCTTCTTTTACCATTTCCTGAGGTGGCACCTTGCCTACGCCTACTACCTCTTTCTGGCCTTCGTCTACGATAagaggaagggaaggaaggCCTCTCCTCACCACTACGATGCTTTTGTCTCCTACAACGTTTACGATGAAGCCTGGGTCTACGAACAGATGCTTCCAGTGCTGGAGGGGGAGCAAGGATGGAAACTCTGTCTGCACCACAGAGACTTTGAACCAG GTAAGCCCATCGTACAAAACATTACAGACGCCATCTACGGCAGCAGGAAGACCATCTGTGTGATCAGCCGACACTACCTGCAGAGCGAGTGGTGCTCCAGAGAGATCCAGATGGCCAG CTACCGTCTGTTTGACGAGCAGGACGATGTGCTGATCCTGCTGTTTATGGAGGACATCCCTTCCCGCGAGCTGTCTCTGTACTACCGAATGAGGAGTCTGGTGAAGAGACGCACCTACCTGAGCTGGCCGCAAGCCGGTCAACACACGGGAGTCTTCTGGGAGAACATACGGCGAGCTATGAGGACACCTGGAAGTCCCACGGACAACCCAATCAGGGGTTTCTTTCAGAACCCGgcatga
- the LOC114545590 gene encoding toll-like receptor 13 — MQYTGSWPLFLVPLLSFLLHYNPLLAFSLKNCTIDYSEDANELWVTCRQRSLTAIPNDIPRNATILDLGSNMISKITGTDLKYLPKLTYASLGFNLISHIDDGAFADLEKLKVLFLSNNNLTKVTDNMFQGLSKLVLLFLDVNRISYISTVAFQSLVSLEELDLGSNYLQQIADVAPIFKLPTLNKLSLENNKFTSFQSDDLPLNVSNIKTLYLTMNPLRKFSLTKDVFPRLRSLQLSNCSSSNIEWDVSNKTFLRNLTSLSLGGSYISFELCRVVLQTTDSLQTLFLTLMKARIGEGLIDVACQIPSLRTLDLVYNHIFSVDDNLLKSCSQITDLSLSSNKLFNMSEHSLRSISQLRYLDLGNNQLSKVPLAIRGLSTLETLDLSYNDIAELDCNAFLNLTRLTTLNLYQNRISKIKGCVFQKLNDLKELNIGENAVFTFDNTFRVGLQKLESLNLNNNRLLHLMSEDFSNLSSLRSLDLENYRCYHVNERAFQGLDNLQTLIITPGHYRKEMFIGLAQLENLTLHLTAKWELRSSQQNDYSPFSNLPNLKKLILKGYDIFDAQDITQDLLKGLKSLEFLTSDNFFRKSLHPDTFKHTPQLKVLEIINSDLSHLTPELFWQIPNLQKLDLSNNKLRYLDFLGGANLLTLRWLKLNGNEFSVINGTALQCLPALTYLDLNNNPLTCECSNVGFNQWVQSNNQTQVVNGHQYICAFPVSQKGNKFLDFDTSSCWIDAGFFCFIFSTCLILFTLLASFIYHFLRWHLAYAYYLFLAFVYDKRKGRKGSPLHYDAFVSYNVYDEAWVYEQMLPVLEGEQGWRLCLHHRDFEPGKPILENITDAIYGSRKTICVISRHYLQSEWCSREIQMASYRLFDEQDDVLILLFMEDIPARELSLYYRMRSLVKRRTYLSWPQAGQHTGVFWENIRRALMRPGSPTDNPIRGFFQNQA, encoded by the exons ATGCAATATACAGGAAGTTGGCCTCTGTTCCTTGTTCCTCTTCTGTCTTTCCTGCTTCATTACAACCCATTGCtggctttttcactgaaaaactGCACGATTGACTACTCTGAAGATGCAAATGAGCTGTGGGTTACATGCAGACAGCGCAGCCTCACTGCTATTCCCAACGACATTCCCAGAAATGCAACAATACTGGATCTCGGCTCAAACATGATTTCAAAGATCACCGGGAcagatttaaaatatttacCAAAGCTCACCTATGCATCTTTAGGATTTAATTTGATTTCCCACATTGATGATGGAGCTTTTGCAGACTTGGAAAAGTTAAAGGTCCTCTTCCTGTCCAACAATAATCTTACAAAAGTCACAGACAACATGTTTCAAGGACTGTCCAAACTAGTCTTGCTATTTCTGGATGTTAACCGTATCAGTTATATCTCCACTGTGGCCTTTCAGTCCCTGGTCAGCTTAGAGGAATTAGATCTGGGCTCTAATTACCTACAACAAATAGCAGATGTTGCTCCCATCTTTAAACTACCAACTCTAAATAAGTTGTCTCTTGAGAACAACAAGTTCACCTCTTTTCAATCAGACGACCTGCCTTTAAACGTCTCAAACATAAAGACCCTTTATCTGACTATGAACCCTCTGAGAAAGTTCAGTCTTACAAAAGACGTCTTTCCTCGTTTGCGGTCTCTTCAGTTGAGTAActgtagcagcagcaacatTGAATGGGACGTATCAAACAAGACCTTTCTGAGAAACCTAACGAGTTTGTCTCTAGGTGGAAGTTATATTAGCTTTGAGTTGTGCCGCGTGGTGCTGCAGACCACTGACTCACTacaaacactttttctgacattgatGAAGGCGAGGATAGGTGAAGGTCTCATAGACGTCGCCTGCCAAATTCCTTCTCTAAGAACTCTTGATTTAGTGTATAACCACATTTTCAGCGTAGACGACAACCTGCTGAAGTCTTGTTCTCAGATCACTGATCTCAGTTTATCTTCTAACAAGCTGTTCAACATGTCAGAGCATTCACTCAGATCGATTTCACAGCTCAGGTATCTGGATTTGGGCAACAACCAACTGTCCAAAGTGCCCCTCGCAATCAGAGGACTCTCCACACTGGAAACCTTGGATCTGAGCTACAACGACATAGCTGAACTCGACTGCAACGCTTTTCTGAATTTGACAAGATTAACAACACTTAATCTTTACCAAAATCGaatttcaaaaattaaaggatGTGTTTTTCAAAAGTTGAATGATTTGAAAGAACTTAATATTggagaaaatgctgtttttactTTTGACAATACCTTCAGGGTTGGCTTGCAGAAACTTGAATCTttgaatttaaacaataatCGTCTCTTACATCTCATGTCAGAAGACTTTAGCAACCTGTCCTCCCTCCGTTCTTTGGATTTAGAAAATTACAGATGTTACCATGTGAATGAAAGGGCTTTCCAAGGACTTGATAATCTTCAAACTCTTATTATTACACCTGGACATTACAGAAAAGAGATGTTCATAGGACTCGCACAGTTAGAGAATCTGACATTACATCTTACCGCAAAGTGGGAACTGAGAAGTTCTCAACAAAACGATTATTCACCTTTCTCAAATTTACCTAACTTAAAGAAGCTTATACTCAAAGGTTACGACATATTTGATGCTCAAGACATTACACAAGATCTGCTCAAGGGCCTTAAGTCATTAGAGTTCTTAACTTCTGACAATTTCTTCAGGAAGTCGTTGCACCCagacacatttaaacacactccTCAACTGAAGGTTCTTGAGATAATAAACAGCGATTTATCACATTTAACCCCTGAACTGTTCTGGCAAATTCCAAACTTGCAGAAACTCGATCTCTCCAACAATAAACTGAGATATTTGGATTTCCTCGGCGGGGCGAACCTGCTGACCCTCAGATGGCTAAAACTCAACGGGAATGAGTTTTCGGTCATCAACGGAACGGCCCTCCAATGCCTCCCTGCGTTGACATACCTGGACCTGAATAACAATCCTTTAACGTGCGAATGCTCCAACGTTGGCTTCAACCAATGGGTGCAAAGCAACAACCAGACGCAGGTAGTTAATGGCCACCAGTATATTTGTGCCTTTCCTGTGAGCCAAAAGGGGAACAAGTTCCTGGACTTTGACACTAGCTCCTGTTGGATAGACGCTGGCTTCTTCTGCTTCATATTCAGCACTTGTCTGATTCTGTTTACTCTCCTTGCATCCTTCATTTACCATTTCCTGAGGTGGCACCTTGCCTACGCCTACTACCTCTTTCTGGCTTTCGTCTACGATAagaggaagggaaggaagggCTCTCCTCTCCACTACGATGCTTTTGTCTCCTATAACGTTTACGATGAAGCCTGGGTCTACGAACAGATGCTTCCAGTGCTGGAAGGGGAGCAAGGATGGAGACTCTGTCTGCACCACAGAGACTTCGAACCAG GTAAGCCCATCTTAGAAAACATTACAGACGCCATCTACGGCAGCAGGAAGACCATCTGTGTGATCAGCCGACACTACCTGCAGAGCGAGTGGTGCTCCAGAGAGATCCAGATGGCCAG CTACCGTCTGTTTGACGAGCAGGACGATGTGCTGATCCTGCTGTTCATGGAGGACATCCCTGCCCGCGAGCTGTCTCTGTACTACCGAATGAGGAGTCTGGTGAAGAGACGCACCTACCTGAGCTGGCCGCAAGCCGGTCAACACACGGGAGTCTTCTGGGAGAACATACGGCGAGCTCTGATGAGACCTGGAAGTCCCACGGACAACCCAATCAGGGGTTTCTTTCAGAATcaggcatga
- the LOC114545633 gene encoding toll-like receptor 13 gives MQYTGSWPLFLVPLLSFLLHYNPLLAFSLKNCTINYSEDANKLWVTCRQRSLTAIPDDIPRNASSLDLSSNSISKITRTDLKYLPKLTYAGLEFYLISHINDGAFADLEKLKSLFLSNNNLKKVTDNMFQGLSKLVLLFLDVNHISYISTVAFQSLVSLKQLDLSSNYLQQITDIAPIFKLPTLNELCLGNNKFTSFQSDDLPLNISNIKSLLLTMNPLRKFSLTKDVFPHLWSLELSKCSSNIEWDVSNKTFLRTLTSLALGGTYISFESYRAVLQTTDSLQTLFPTSMKARIDEGLIDVACQIPSLRTLDLQLNHIVSVDDNLLQSCSQITDLSLSSNKLSEMSEHSLRSNSQLRHLDLGRNQLSKVPLAIRGLSTMETLDLSSNYIAELDCNAFLNLTRLTTLNLYQNLISKIKGCVFQNLNDLKELNIGENAVFTFDNNFRVGLQKLESLNLHNNRLLHLMSEDFSNLSCLRSLDLENDKCYNMNERAFQGLDNLQTLSITPGHYRKEMFIGLTQLENLILHLTSKWELRSSQQKDYSPFSNLPNLKKLILKVYDTFLVPDINQDLLKGLKSLESLTSDNFFRKSLHPDTFKHTPQLKVLQIINSNLSHLTPELFWQIPNLQKLDLSNNKFRYLDFLGGANLLTLRWLKFNGNEFSVINKTALQCLPALTYLDLNNNPLTCECSNVGFNQWVQSNNQTQVVNGHQYICAFPVSQKGNKFLDFDTSSCWIDAGFFCFIFSTCLILFTLLASFFYHFLRWHLAYAYYLFLAFIYDKRKGRKASPLHYDAFVSYNVYDEAWVYEEMLPVLEGEQGWRLCLHHRDFEPGKPIVENITDAIYGSRKTICVISRHYLQSEWCSREIQMASYRLFNEQDDVLILLFMEDIPARELSLYYRMRSLVKRRTYLSWPQAGQHTGVFWENVRRALRTPGSQTDNPIRGFFQNKA, from the exons ATGCAATATACAGGAAGTTGGCCTCTGTTCCTTGTTCCTCTTCTGTCTTTCCTGCTTCATTACAACCCATTACtggctttttcactgaaaaactGCACGATTAACTACTCTGAAGATGCGAATAAGCTGTGGGTTACATGCAGACAGCGCAGCCTCACTGCTATTCCAGACGACATACCCAGAAATGCATCATCACTGGATCTCAGctcaaacagcatttcaaagATCACCAGGAcagatttaaaatatttacCAAAGCTCACCTATGCAGGTTTGGAATTTTATTTGATTTCCCACATTAATGATGGAGCTTTTGCAGACTTGGAGAAGTTAAAGTCCCTCTTCCTGTCCaacaataatcttaaaaaagtgacagacaacATGTTTCAAGGACTGTCCAAACTAGTCTTGCTATTTCTGGATGTTAACCATATCAGTTATATCTCCACTGTGGCCTTTCAGTCCCTGGTCAGCTTGAAGCAATTAGATCTGTCCTCTAATTACCTACAACAAATCACAGATATTGCTCCCATCTTTAAACTACCAACTCTAAATGAGTTGTGTCTTGGGAACAACAAGTTCACCTCTTTTCAATCAGACGACCTTCCTTTAAACATCTCAAACATAAAGTCCCTGTTGCTGACTATGAACCCTCTGAGAAAGTTCAGTCTTACAAAAGACGTCTTTCCTCATTTGTGGTCTCTCGAGTTGAGCAAGTGTAGCAGCAACATTGAATGGGACGTATCAAACAAGACCTTTCTGAGAACCCTAACTAGTTTGGCTCTAGGTGGAACTTATATTAGCTTTGAGTCATACCGCGCGGTGCTGCAGACCACTGACTCACTACAAACACTTTTTCCGACGTCGATGAAGGCGAGGATAGATGAAGGTCTCATAGACGTCGCCTGCCAAATTCCTTCTCTAAGAACTCTTGATTTACAGCTAAACCACATTGTCAGCGTAGACGACAACCTGCTGCAGTCTTGTTCTCAGATCACTGACCTCAGTTTATCTTCTAACAAGCTCTCTGAGATGTCAGAGCATTCACTCAGATCGAATTCACAGCTCAGGCATCTGGATTTGGGCCGTAACCAACTGTCCAAAGTGCCCCTCGCAATCAGAGGACTCTCCACAATGGAAACCTTGGATCTGAGCTCCAACTACATCGCTGAACTCGACTGCAACGCTTTCCTGAATTTGACAAGATTAACAACGCTTAATCTCTACCAAAATCTcatttcaaaaattaaaggatgtgtttttcaaaacttGAATGATTTGAAAGAACTTAATATTggagaaaatgctgtttttactTTTGACAATAACTTCAGGGTTGGCTTGCAGAAACTAGAatctttgaatttacacaataatCGTCTCTTACATCTCATGTCAGAAGACTTTAGCAACCTCTCCTGCCTCCGTTCTTTGGATTtagaaaatgacaaatgttACAATATGAATGAAAGGGCTTTCCAAGGACTTGATAATCTCCAAACTCTTAGTATTACACCTGGACATTACAGAAAAGAGATGTTCATAGGACTTACACAGTTAGAGAATCTGATATTACATCTTACCTCAAAGTGGGAACTGAGAAGTTCTCAACAAAAGGATTATTCACCTTTCTCAAATTTACCTAACTTGAAGAAGCTTATACTCAAAGTTTACGACACATTTCTTGTGCCCGACATTAATCAAGATCTGCTCAAGGGCCTTAAATCTTTAGAGAGCTTAACATCTGACAATTTCTTTAGGAAATCGTTGCACCCagacacatttaaacacactccCCAACTGAAGGTTCTTCAGATAATAAACAGCAATCTGTCACATTTAACCCCTGAACTGTTCTGGCAAATTCCAAATTTGCAGAAACTCGATCTCTCCAACAATAAATTTAGATATTTGGATTTCCTCGGCGGGGCGAACCTGCTGACCCTCAGATGGCTAAAATTCAACGGGAATGAGTTTTCGGTCATTAACAAAACGGCCCTCCAATGCCTCCCTGCGTTGACATACCTGGACCTGAATAACAATCCTTTAACGTGTGAATGCTCCAACGTTGGCTTCAACCAATGGGTGCAAAGCAACAACCAGACGCAGGTAGTTAATGGCCACCAGTATATTTGTGCCTTTCCTGTGAGCCAAAAGGGGAACAAGTTCCTGGACTTTGACACTAGCTCCTGCTGGATAGACGCTGGCTTCTTCTGCTTCATATTCAGCACTTGTCTGATTCTGTTTACTCTCCTCGCATCCTTCTTTTACCATTTCCTGAGGTGGCACCTTGCCTACGCCTACTACCTCTTTCTGGCCTTCATCTACGATAagaggaagggaaggaaggCCTCTCCTCTCCACTACGATGCTTTTGTCTCCTATAACGTTTACGATGAAGCCTGGGTCTACGAAGAGATGCTTCCAGTGCTGGAGGGGGAGCAAGGATGGAGACTCTGTCTGCACCACAGAGACTTTGAACCAG GTAAGCCCATCGTAGAAAACATTACAGACGCCATCTACGGCAGCAGGAAGACCATCTGTGTGATCAGCCGACACTACCTGCAGAGCGAGTGGTGCTCCAGAGAGATCCAGATGGCCAG CTACCGTCTGTTTAACGAGCAGGACGATGTGCTGATCCTGCTGTTTATGGAGGACATCCCTGCCCGCGAGCTGTCTCTGTACTACCGAATGAGGAGTCTGGTGAAGAGACGCACCTACCTGAGCTGGCCGCAAGCCGGTCAACACACGGGAGTCTTCTGGGAGAACGTACGGCGAGCTCTGAGGACACCTGGAAGTCAAACGGACAACCCAATCAGGGGTTTCTTTCAGAACAAGGCATGA